Below is a window of Candidatus Methylomirabilota bacterium DNA.
TCGAGGGCGAGAACCCGCTCTATCTGCCGCAGGCGAAGGTCTATCGCGAGTGCTGCGCGCTCGGGCCGGTGATCTGGCTCGACGAGGACCCGCCCGAGCACCGCGCCCTCAAGATCACGATGCTCATCGAGCGGCGCGGCGCCGTCGCGTTCGCCGGCGAGACCTCGACGGCATCCATGAAGCGCCGCTTCGCCGAGCTGGGCCGCTGGCTCGGGCGCGACAACGTGTTCGCGAGCGGCGTGTTCCTCCTGACCGGGACGGGCCTGGTCCCGCCGAACGACTTCACCCTCAAGGCCGGGGACATCGTCCGGATCACGGTCCCGGAGATCGGCACGCTCGCGAACCCCGTGGTGCAGGGGCGTGGCTGACCGGCGGCCGAGGTTCGGGCTCACGCCGCGCGAGTGGCGCGCCTTCCGCGCGCTCCGGACACCCGTCGGCGTGCAGCGCGCGCTCGACGCCATGCGCTACCACCACGCGGACACCTCTTGGTCGCCGCGGCACGTGCTGCGCACGCGCACCGCGCATTGCCTCGAGGGCGCCATCTTCGCCGCCGCGGCGCTCCGGGTGCTGGGCTTCCCGCCGCTCCTCCTCGACATGGAGGCCGAGCAGGACACCGACCACGTGGTCGCGATCTTCAAGCTGCGCGGGCACTGGGGGGCGATCGCCAAGTCGAACTACTCCGGCCTCCGGTACCGCGAGCCCGTCCACCGGACGCTGCGTGAGCTCGTGATGAGCTACTTCGACGACTACTGGAACCTGCGCGGCGAGCGGACCATGCGCCGCCACTCGCGTCCGGTCAACCTGGCGCGGTTCGACCGGGCGCATCCCGACTGGATGACGACGGAGGGCGACATCTGGTTCATCGCCGAGCATCTCTGCGACATCCCGCACACCCGGCTCTTTCCGCCCGCCGTCGCGCGCCATCTGACCCGGGCGGACCGGCGCTTGTTCGCGGCGGGCCTCGTGGGACGCAGCACTCCCCCATTGCGTTAGCGAAAGCAATCAGCTATAACGGCGCGCAGTGAGCCGCCGCCTGCTTGCGCCCGCTGCGCTGTTGGTCCTCGCCCTCTCGGTCGGCCGGGTGGCGCCGGCCGCCGCCCAGACCTCCGAGGCCGACGTTTACGTCGCCCAGGCCATCCTCGAGATCGACGAGAAGAAGTACGACGAGGCTCTGGCGAACCTCAAGAAGGCGCTCCAGATCAACCCGGACCACACCGAGGCGCTCTACTACACCGGCGTCGTCTACTCCGCCCAGCGGAAGCCCGCCGAGGCCGTCCCGTTCCTCGAGAAGGCGCGCGCGAAGGCGCCCGGGGACCCGGCGATCGCCTTCCAGCTCGGCCTCGCGTACTTCGCCCAGCAGGAGTACGAGCGCGCCCAGCCGCTCTTCGAGGAGGTGTTCAAGACCCACCCCGACCTCGACGGCCTCGGCTACTACACGGGCTTCCTTCGCTACCGGAACAAGGACTACCGGGGCGCGCTCGCCGCGTTCCGCGCGGGGCGCTCGAGCGACGTCGAGATCCAGCAGCTCACGCGCTTCTACTCAGGCCTGGCCTTGGGCGTGCTCGGCATGTCGGAGCAGGCCGCGGCCGAGGTGGAGCAGGCGCTGCGGCTGGCGCCGGGCACCCCGCTCATCGGGCCGGCCGAACGGCTGCGCGACACGATCGTCGCCGCGCGCCAGGCCGAGCGACGGCTGTCCGTCGAGGTGCGCGTCGGCGCCACCTACGACGACAACGTGGACGTGCGCCCGACCGTGAACAACCGCGAGCCCCAGGTGGCCGAGCTGCGGAGCCACCGCCACGAGTCGTTCGGCGAGCTCTTCGGCGCGCGGGCCGATTACGTCTGGTGGAAGACGGACGAGTGGCAGTCGACGATCGGCTACTCGTTCTTCACCGTCTACGACAACGACGTGCCGAAGTTCGGCGTCATCAGCCACGTGGGGAGCCTCGGGGTGTCGCACCGCGTGTCGTTCGGGGAGCTTCCGGGCCTGCTCAGCGCGCAGTATGCCTGGGACACGCTGGCCCTCAAGGGCAAGGAGTTCCTCACGCGCAACACCCTGACCGTCAGCGCGGCGGTCGTCGAGAGCGAGATGCACCTGACGCAGATCTTCGGCCGCTACCAGAACAAGGACTTCCAGAAGGAGACCAACCCGCGGCCCATCCGGCAGGAGGACCGCAGCGCCGACAACTGGATGTTCGGGTTCCTCCACTTCGAGCGGTTCGCGCAGGACAAGCACTTCGTGAAGGCGGGCTATCAGCTCGACTACGACAACACCGGGGGCGCCGACTACGAGTACGTCGGCCACCGCTTCAGCCTGGGCGGCCAGTACACGCTGCCATGGCGGGGCATCCGGCTGAAGTACGACTTCGACGCGCACCTCAGGGCGTACACCAACGTGAACGCACTCTTCCCGACGTACGCCCCGAACAGGAAGCAGCGGGAGGACGAGGAGCTCGTGAACGTGCTACGCGCCGAGATCCCGCTGCCCCGGAACCTGACCCTCGCGGCCGAGTATCAGAACACGCGGGTCCACTCGAACCTCGAGGTCTTCGACTTCGCCCGGAACGTCTTCTCGGTCGTGCTCTCCTGGTCGTACTGAGCCGCAGGCTCGGTTAGTTTCCGACCTTCACCTTGCTGCCGCTGCCCTGGATCGCCACGAGACTGCCCGTGAGGCTCGCGAGCGGCGTGGTCGGCGTCAGCGTCACGCCGTTGATCTTGATCGTTCCCGCCGAGCCGAGGCGTGCCAGCGCGTTCGGGCTGGTGACGCGGAGGCTGTCCGCGAGCCCGTAGACCGGGATGCCACCGATGATCGCGGTGGGCGCGAAGCTGTTGGTGACGTTGAGGAGGTTGCCGTTCCCGCTGAAGCTCACCAGGGACTTGCCGATGCGGACGTTGGAGCCGCCGGTGATGTTCAGGAGGAGGCCGTTGAGGATGTTGACGATACTCCCACCGGAGAGGGAGAGGAGGCTGCCGGCGATGTTGAGCTGGCTGCC
It encodes the following:
- a CDS encoding tetratricopeptide repeat protein, translating into MSRRLLAPAALLVLALSVGRVAPAAAQTSEADVYVAQAILEIDEKKYDEALANLKKALQINPDHTEALYYTGVVYSAQRKPAEAVPFLEKARAKAPGDPAIAFQLGLAYFAQQEYERAQPLFEEVFKTHPDLDGLGYYTGFLRYRNKDYRGALAAFRAGRSSDVEIQQLTRFYSGLALGVLGMSEQAAAEVEQALRLAPGTPLIGPAERLRDTIVAARQAERRLSVEVRVGATYDDNVDVRPTVNNREPQVAELRSHRHESFGELFGARADYVWWKTDEWQSTIGYSFFTVYDNDVPKFGVISHVGSLGVSHRVSFGELPGLLSAQYAWDTLALKGKEFLTRNTLTVSAAVVESEMHLTQIFGRYQNKDFQKETNPRPIRQEDRSADNWMFGFLHFERFAQDKHFVKAGYQLDYDNTGGADYEYVGHRFSLGGQYTLPWRGIRLKYDFDAHLRAYTNVNALFPTYAPNRKQREDEELVNVLRAEIPLPRNLTLAAEYQNTRVHSNLEVFDFARNVFSVVLSWSY